In the genome of Podospora pseudocomata strain CBS 415.72m chromosome 2 map unlocalized CBS415.72m_2.2, whole genome shotgun sequence, one region contains:
- the MRPL35 gene encoding mitochondrial 54S ribosomal protein YmL35 (COG:S; EggNog:ENOG503NXRG; BUSCO:EOG09262U7S), translated as MGPRIFSIGAGSRDKRKADQILNSSGHRWNWEPKTAPKYSEIMSGTQQVARPLVRSLRQATSTTATCQSRPMVAAIRQFSSTPSRSDEPTTTTPAGSDAQKLAADAAVLVQKKASEITAIKQGSEEELAKLLSPELGSRRRRAAIATTGDIPFEQLPYQCFQEARKVLAKDREEKIAKIKAELARIKRIEQTDASTYRGGEVFKQKRLESLRKHVEELKIQADINDPVVKRRFEDGHGDMNKPIYRYLADNKWRSMDYKIITQRIHQFNIVPDILPKFDPTMDVKMTFRGYKAPPGTILDSLITESPPNLRMQVFNSGERLLSVVVMDSDVPNPETDSYGRRLHFMVTNIPWSPTSTSLNLHRLNSKANSESPQGGLPEDGTLAIPWLPPTAQKGSPYHRLSVFVLEHNNNQPLDLGKLKEMYGGREGFSLKSFRDKFDLNPVGFTLFRSVWDEHTAEVMARHGIPGADVEFKQPRVHSLKPPRKARGWEAKRQKPKYKSLWKYSKRIKGLKY; from the exons ATGGGTCCACGAATTTTCTCTATCGGCGCCGGCTCAAGAGACAAGCGAAAGGCCGACCAGATCCTCAACAGCTCAGGGCATAGGTGGAATTGGGAGCCCAAGACAGCTCCGAAATATTCAGAAATCATGTCGGGGACTCAGCAGGTTGCCCGGCCCCTTGTGCGGTCTCTCAGGCAAGCTACCAGCACCACGGCAACATGTCAGTCCAGGCCAATGGTCGCCGCTATTCGCCAATTTTCGTCGACCCCCAGTCGCAGCGATGAGCCCACGACGACAACCCCCGCAGGATCTGATGCGCAGAAGCTCGCCGCTGATGCTGCCGTTCTTGTCCAGAAGAAGGCCTCAGAGATCACAGCAATCAAGCAGGGAtcagaggaggagctggccaagCTGCTGTCACCAGAACTTGGTTCTAGGAGAAGGAGAGCTGCTATTGCTACCACAGGCGACATTCCTTTCGAGCAGCTGCCATACCAGTGCTTCCAGGAGGCCCGCAAGGTTTTGGCCAAGGACAGAGAGGAGAAGAtcgccaagatcaaggcagAGCTTGCGAGAATCAAGCGGATAGAGCAGACAGACGCCAGCACTTACAGAGGAGGCGAGGTGTTTAAGCAGAAGCGGttggagagtttgaggaaacatgtcgaggagctcaagattCAAGCCGATATCAACGACCCCGTGGTCAAGAGGCGGTTCGAGGACGGGCACG GTGACATGAACAAGCCCATCTACCGCTACCTTGCCGATAACAAGTGGCGCTCCATGGACTACAAGATCATCACCCAGCGTATCCACCAGTTCAACATCGTCCccgacatcctccccaagtTCGACCCAACCATGGACGTCAAGATGACCTTCCGCGGCTACAAAGCACCCCCCGGAACCATCCTCGACTCGCTCATCACCGAAagcccccccaacctccgcaTGCAAGTCTTCAACTCTGGCGAGCGTCTCCTCTCCGTCGTGGTAATGGACTCGGACGTTCCCAACCCGGAGACGGACTCGTACGGCCGCCGGCTGCACTTCATGGTCACCAACATTCCCTGGTCTCCCACTTCGACTtctctcaacctccaccgtctcaACTCCAAAGCCAACTCTGAATCCCCCCAGGGCGGCCTCCCCGAAGACGgcaccctcgccatccctTGGCTGCCCCCCACTGCCCAAAAGGGCTCGCCTTATCACCGCCTGAGCGTGTTTGTTCTTGagcacaacaacaaccagcctcttgatcttggcaagctcaaggagatgtACGGTGGGAGAGAAGGGTTCTCGCTCAAGTCGTTCAGGGACAAGTTTGATCTTAATCCGGTCGGGTTCACGCTTTTCAGGAGCGTGTGGGATGAGCATACGGCTGAGGTGATGGCTAGGCATGGTATTCCGGGGGCGGATGTTGAGTTTAAGCAGCCGCGGGTGCACTCGCTCAAGCCGCCTAGGAAGgcgaggggttgggaggcgAAGAGGCAGAAGCCCAAGTACAAGAGCTTGTGGAAGTACTCCAAGAGGATCAAGGGGCTCAAGTATTAG
- the yml6 gene encoding 54S ribosomal protein yml6, mitochondrial (COG:J; EggNog:ENOG503NXR2; BUSCO:EOG09264NNY), with product MAGKGMRCLSEAMRGLSLGAQTCRTVPVRTAPLISRRSMATEAPVSKITRSVAEKWTPITTVPVTVHSFPDLAPRSLETYSAKHLYLPLRRDILHLAVVYEGDNTRQGTAQAKTRWEVAGSHRKVRPQKGSGRARVGNKQSPLQRGGGKSHGPRNRDFGTKLNRKVYDLAWRTALSYRYRRGELIVTEDGLDLPLPEDFLQQAQDGLLTRELEDAFIEKYVGEMLGAMQWGKAHGRTTFITGEERMNLFTAMGVAGENGRALELEDVDVKDLLETGRIVVERSALKEMIKRHRSDLVTSIFLPGQKNTKETTMGTVVYPSSKVSYA from the exons ATGGCCGGCAAGGGGATGAGGTGCCTCAGCGAGGCGATGAGGGGCTTGAGCCTCGGTGCGCAAACATGCAGAACAGTCCCA GTCCGCACAGCTCCGTTAATATCAAGGCGGTCCATGGCCACCGAGGCGCCCGTTTCCAAAATCACACGATCAGTAGCTGAGAAATGGACTCCCA TCACCACTGTCCCTGTTACCGTCCACTCCTTCCCCGACCTTGCCCCCCGCTCCCTCGAAACATACTCAGCCAAGCACCTctacctccccctccggcGCGACATTCTTCACCTTGCGGTCGTCTACGAAGGTGACAACACACGACAAGGTACGGCCCAAGCCAAGACTCGCTGGGAGGTCGCCGGTTCCCACAGAAAGGTTCGCCCACAAAAGGGCTCGGGCAGAGCTCGTGTTGGCAACAAGCAGTCACCGCTACAACGCGGTGGTGGTAAATCCCACGGTCCCCGAAACCGCGATTTCGGCACTAAGCTCAACCGCAAGGTCTACGATCTGGCCTGGCGCACAGCTCTTTCTTACCGGTATCGCCGTGGCGAGCTCATCGTTACCGAGGACGGGCTcgatctccctctccctgaGGACTTCCTCCAGCAAGCCCAGGACGGCCTCTTGACCCGCGAGCTTGAGGATGCCTTTATTGAAAAGTACGTTGGCGAGATGCTGGGAGCGATGCAGTGGGGCAAGGCTCATGGCAGGACGACATTCATCACGGGGGAGGAGCGGATGAACCTGTTCACCGCGATGGGGGTGGCGGGTGAGAACGGCAGGGCtttggagctggaggatgtggatgtcaAGGATTTGCTTGAGACGGGCAGGATTGTCGTGGAGAGGTCGGCCCTGAAGGAGATGATCAAGCGGCATAGGAGTGATCTGGTGACGAGCATTTTCCTGCCTGGCCAGAAGAACACCAAGGAGACAACAATGGGCACTGTTGTTTACCCGTCTAGCAAGGTTTCATATGCCTAG
- the AFG3 gene encoding AAA ATPase afg3 (COG:O; EggNog:ENOG503NV7Y; MEROPS:MER0002605) encodes MFRSPACRLAALGGGGSGGARRSLPLRAITSPAIRAARHPRIISSSPAGSVFVLSRRFQSTNPPPPPAGPPENNNNDHHRDVTTPPGTEEEKPIPRGWVRLSEEELKKVEKLLGVIQMPPELRAIFDVNKVPGLPKEFHDIMVKNWTGDFPKLGMMDALRAMRYFPKMLEDIQEFQAQQEEVEEERRKRAEREARRVSFESRKPGEKEEGEKQDGEGKQDGEEKQDGEGKQKGQQRKRGTPPPRPGFQLSDTMSWVVGAILLYPLLSLFMGGDNSREITWQELRRTFLDKGLVKKLIVDHDRVKVELDREAVNSVYPGSTAGKPGFHYYFTIGSIDAFERRLDEAQQELGIPTSDRIPVSYASESNFSNLLIAFGPTLMIMGLLIWSARRAGAGMGGGGSGVFGFGKSKAKEFNHDAAVKVKFADVAGMDEAKTEIMEFVSFLKSPERFQRLGAKIPRGAILSGPPGTGKTLLAKATAGESQVPFYSVSGSEFVEMFVGVGASRVRDLFSTARKNAPCIVFIDEIDAVGKSRSEGGGFRGGGNDERESTLNQILTEMDGFNTSEQVVVLAGTNRPDILDKALMRPGRFDRHIHIDRPTMKGRQDIFKVHLKKILTNEDLTYLTGRLAALTPGFAGADIANAVNEAALIAARANASSVAMIHFEQAIERVIGGLERKSLVLDPEEKRTVAYHEAGHAVCGWYFRWADPLLKVSIIPRGQGALGYAQYLPATDAYLMSTNQLMDRMAMTLGGRVSEELHFPTVTTGASDDFKKVTHMATTMVTQWGMSKKLGPLHFNNDENQLKKPFAESTAQMIDAEVRRIVDEAYKQCKDLLTARKKEVGIVAEELLKKEVLSRDDLVRLLGPREWPEKEEFSKYFDGKGGKGTAAPPFPTESTDTPGGPEPAMKEHEDGEEKR; translated from the exons ATGTTCCGATCCCCAGCCTGCCGACTGGCtgccctcggcggcggcggcagcggcggcgcaAGGAGGAGTCTACCCCTCCGAGCGATCACAAGCCCAGCCATTCGAGCAGCTCGACACCCCCGGATTATTTCGTCCTCCCCAGCCGGTTCAGTTTTTGTTCTCTCGAGAAGATTCCAAtcgaccaaccccccccctcctcctgccggGCCACccgaaaacaacaacaatgaccaccaccgagacgTCACGACACCACCAGGAACCGAAGAAGAGAAGCCAATACCCCGCGGCTGGGTCCGCctgtcggaggaggagctgaaaAAGGTGGAGAAGCTCCTGGGTGTGATACAGATGCCGCCGGAGCTGAGGGCGATCTTCGACGTGAACAAAGTGCCGGGTTTGCCAAAGGAGTTTCATGACATTATGGTCAAGAACTGGACGGGGGATTTCCCTAAgctggggatgatggatgcgTTGAGGGCGATGAGGTACTTTCCGAAGATGCTGGAGGATATTCAGGAGTTTCAGgcgcagcaggaggaggtcgaggaggagaggaggaagagggcggagagggaggcgaggagggtgagttTTGAGAGTAGGAAGcctggggagaaggaggagggggagaagcaggatggggaggggaagcaggatggggaggagaagcaagatggggaggggaagcagAAGGGACAGcaaaggaagagggggacgCCACCGCCTAGACCGGGATTCCAGCTGTCGGACACCATGagctgggtggtgggtgcTATTTTGCTGTATCCCCTGCTGTCGCTGTTTATGGGTGGGGATAACTCTAGGGAGATCACCTGGCAGGAGCTGCGGAGGACGTTTTTGGACAAGGGCTTGGTCAAGAAGCTGATTGTTGATCACGACCGGGTCAAGGTTGAGCTGGATAGGGAGGCGGTCAACTCTGTTTACCCTGGGTCTACTGCTGGCAAGCCTGGGTTCCATTACTACTTCACCATTGGCTCTATTGATGCCTTTGAGAGGAGACTGGACGAGGCGCAGCAGGAACTGGGGATCCCGACCTCGGACAGGATACCGGTCTCGTATGCCTCTGAGAGCAACTTTAGCAACTTGTTGATTGCTTTTGGGCCAACGTTGATGATCATGGGTCTGCTGATCTGGTCGGCGAGACGGGCCGGTGCTGgtatgggtggtggtggcagcggcGTCTTTGGTTTCGGCAAgagcaaggccaaggagttCAACCATGATGCGGCTGTCAAGGTCAAGTTTGCGGATGTGGCGGGTATGGATGAGGCCAAGACGGAGATTATGGAGTTtgtgagcttcttgaagtCGCCGGAGCGGTTCCAGAGGCTGGGTGCCAAGATCCCGAGGGGTGCGATCTTGTCTGGTCCGCCCGGTACTGGCAAGACGCTTTTGGCCAAAGCCACGGCTGGCGAATCTCAGGTGCCGTTTTATTCTGTCAGTGGCTCCGAGTTCGTCGAGATGtttgtcggtgttggtgccTCGAGGGTTCGGGATCTGTTTTCGACCGCGAGAAAGAACGCTCCCTGCATCGTCTTTATCGATGAGATTGATGCGGTTGGAAAGTCCCGTTcggagggcggcggcttcAGGGGCGGTGGCAACGACGAACGGGAGTCGACGCTGAACCAGATCTTGACCGAGATGGACGGCTTCAACACCTCGGAGCAGGTTGTTGTGTTGGCCGGCACGAACAGACCTGACATTCTCGACAAGGCTCTGATGCGTCCTGGCCGTTTTGACAGACATATCCACATTGATCGGCCGACGATGAAGGGTCGTCAGGATATTTTCAAGGTGCATCTTAAGAAGATTCTGACGAATGAGGATTTGACCTACTTGACTGGTCGGTTGGCCGCGTTGACTCCTGGGTTTGCCGGAGCTGACATTGCCAATGCGGTCAACGAGGCTGCTCTTATTG CTGCTCGTGCCAACGCTTCCAGTGTTGCCATGATCCACTTCGAGCAGGCCATCGAGCGTGTCATTGGTGGTCTCGAGCGCAAGTCTCTCGTCCTCGACCCCGAAGAGAAGAGGACAGTTGCCTATCACGAAGCTGGTCACGCTGTTTGCGGCTGGTACTTCCGGTGGGCTGACCCTCTCCTCAAGGtgtccatcatcccccgtGGCCAGGGCGCTCTCGGTTACGCCCAGTACCTCCCCGCCACCGACGCTTACCTCATGTCGACCAACCAGCTCATGGACCGCATGGCCATGACCCTCGGCGGTCGCGTCTCTGAGGAGCTTCACTTccccaccgtcaccaccggtGCTTCTGACGACTTCAAGAAGGTCACCCACatggccaccaccatggTCACCCAATGGGGCATGTCCAAGAAGCTCGGACCGCTCCACTTCAACAACGACGAGAACCAGCTCAAGAAGCCGTTTGCCGAGTCGACCGCCCAGATGATTGACGCCGAGGTCCGGAGAATCGTGGACGAGGCGTACAAGCAGTGCAAGGACCTGctgacggcgaggaagaaggaggttgggattgtggccgaggagctgctgaagaaggaggtgctGAGCAGAGATGACCTGGTCAGGCTGCTGGGACCGAGGGAGTggccggagaaggaggagttttCCAAGTACTTTGACGGAAAGGGGGGCAAGGGGACGGCCGCACCGCCTTTTCCCACCGAGAGCACGGATACACCTGGGGGTCCAGAGCCTGCTATGAAGGAGcatgaggatggagaggagaagaggtga
- a CDS encoding uncharacterized protein (COG:K; EggNog:ENOG503NWH1), with protein MDHMHGGFQMPIQPPPLMNPPPQIFGGYAEHGMPMPQLPPDLMAAQMFGDHGLLEDTNEAKRRRIARACDMCRKKKIKCDGKLPACTHCINYKTDCVFTQVEKKRNPPKGAKYIEGLENRLGRMEHLLRLSGLLGEDDNGATDLGTLEKKLAEKQQRSRQASQAASNPTSPSQATSGHDGNVSTPQSSLASPEPARDSKDKRKSITPEKDGEGEEQEEVAELSEMMCSLVTNNIGETRYIGSSSGFSIFSPKGIQWVNEKMGDSSFQQMISDVSIDDHKWTAWKPDVFGDLFRRVIFRDLPPKNEALSLLKDYFENFNCMFPLFHQPTFMHLVERQYSSDPYTGSGWWASLNVALAIAHRLRVMSNLVPQEEDDKAWAYMKNAMACFSEIVMRCTDLLSVQALLGMAMFMQGTPNPQPSSLIIATAIRLAHTIGLHKKGTNFNLNPIEIEQRKRVFWIAYMLDKDLCLRSGRPPAQDDSDMNVELPDADPADGIGNIPLADGKGKMNLFRVMCELSIVESRVYNRLYSTEATKQSDGELLNTIGELDQELEDWKDRIPIDFRPEHEIKASHTPLILHIVMLHFNYYNCLTTIHRMSIHHGYWTSRLSNYAIQGLNARPLNPRIFSSAALCTTAARASISLLKYIPQGDFSCVWMVLYFPVSALVTLFGNVLQNPLDPRARSDAKLMNVVVNFLSMLGVEAETGGVHRMLGVCSEFERIAKVVVEKAEKEHANRRKRKNTEQPAAKTTATGDSPSFNPNPAAAAPTPRPTTAGSATPQASHSMNNQHQPPNNNLSPPPNDHRSPPNTGFGPMNGAANGQGTMSSSSSPGMAPTGWHGDFAAAPPNGGGGVPGGGGDYGGYDMGGFDPMNSVTMGGTGGLTSPPLGGGFFQQPMLPQDLFSLPMTLDWDWAEMSGGAYPSVENGNFGGEVSGRM; from the exons ATGGACCACATGCACGGGGGCTTTCAGATGCCCatacaaccaccaccgcttatgaatccaccaccccagatCTTCGGCGGCTATGCTGAACATGGCATGCCTATGCCGCAACTACCACCCGACCTTATGGCTGCGCAAATGTTTGGAGACCATGGGCTACTTGAAGACACAAACGAagcaaagaggaggaggatcgcAAGG GCATGCGATATgtgcaggaagaagaagatcaaaTGCGACGGAAAGTTACCAGCATGTACACACTGCATCAACTACAAGACAGACTGCGTCTTCACACAGgtggaaaagaagaggaatcCGCCCAAGGG GGCCAAATACATCGAAGGTCTCGAGAATAGATTAGGTCGTATGGAACACCTGTTGAGGCTGTCAG GTCTGCTTGGGGAAGATGACAATGGCGCTACCGATCTGGGgacgttggagaagaagcttgcggagaagcagcagcggtCGAGACAGGCTTCTCAGGCTGCGTCGAATCCAACGTCGCCATCACAGGCCACGTCGGGGCATGATGGCAATGTCTCCACTCCTCAGAGCTCCTTGGCTTCGCCGGAGCCAGCAAGGGATAGTAAGGATAAGAGGAAGTCTATCACGCCAGAaaaggatggagagggagaggagcaggaggaggttgctgagctGAGTGAGATGATGTGCTCGCTGGTCACCAATAACATTGGTGAGACGAGATATATTG GCTCCTCGTCCGGtttctccatcttctcaccCAAGGGTATCCAGTGGGTGAATGAGAAGATGGGCGACTCTTCGTTCCAGCAGATGATCTCTGATGTCTCGATCGACGACCACAAGTGGACTGCATGGAAGCCTGATGTGTTTGGTGACCTCTTCCGCCGAGTCATCTTCCGTGACCTGCCACCAAAGAACGAGGCCCTTTCGCTGCTCAAGGACTATTTCGAGAACTTCAACTGCATGTTCCCGCTCTTCCACCAACCGACGTTTATGCATCTGGTAGAGCGACAATATTCCAGCGACCCATATACTGGATCTGGATGGTGGGCGAGTTTGAACGTGGCTCTGGCTATCGCTCATCGGCTGCGGGTGATGAGCAACCTTGTACcacaggaagaggacgacaaGGCTTGGGCATACATGAAGAACGCCATGGCTTGCTTTTCGGAGATTGTGATGCGCTGCACGGATCTGCTTAGTGTGCAGGCTCTGCTGGGTATGGCTATGTTTATGCAAGGCACTCCTAACCCGCAGCCATCGTCACTTATCATTGCGACTGCCATCCGACTGGCGCACACCATCGGCCTTCACAAGAAGGGCACCAACTTCAATTTGAACCCGATCGAAATCGAGCAGCGCAAGAGAGTGTTTTGGATTGCCTACATGCTGGACAAGGATCTTTGCCTCCGATCAGGAAGACCACCGGCACAGGATGATAGCGACATGAACGTCGAGCTGCCTGACGCTGACCCGGCGGATGGCATCGGAAACATTCCGCTGGCGGACGGAAAGGGGAAGATGAACCTGTTTAGGGTTATGTGTGAGCTATCCATTGTTGAGAGCAGGGTTTACAACAGGTTGTACTCGACAGAGGCGACAAAGCAGTCTGATGGCGAGCTCTTGAACACCATTGGCGAACTCGACCAGGAGCTTGAGGACTGGAAGGACAGGATTCCCATCGACTTCCGACCGGAACACGAAATCAAGGCATCGCACACGCCGCTGATTCTGCACATCGTCATGCTGCACTTTAACTATTACAACTGCTTGACGACAATTCACCGGATGTCGATTCATCATGGGTATTGGACCAGCAGGTTGTCCAACTATGCTATTCAGGGGCTTAATGCTAGGCCATTGAACCCTCGCATTTTCTCATCGGCGGCGTTGTGCACTACGGCTGCTAGGGCGTCGATTTCTCTGCTCAAGTACATCCCTCAGGGGGATTTCTCTTGTGTTTG GATGGTCCTCTACTTCCCAGTATCAGCCCTCGTTACCCTCTTCGGCAACGTGTTGCAAAATCCACTGGACCCAAGAGCCCGGTCAGACGCAAAGCTTATGAACGTGGTGGTCAATTTCTTGTCTATGCTCGGCGTAGAAGCCGAGACAGGTGGTGTCCACCGTATGCTGGGAGTTTGTTCAGAGTTTGAGCGGATTGcaaaggtggtggtggaaaaggcggagaaggaaCACGCCAACaggcggaagaggaagaataCCGAGCAACCAGCTGCCAAAACAACTGCTACCGGAGACTCCCCatccttcaaccccaacccagcagccGCCGCTCCTACACCCCGGCCGACAACAGCCGGCTCTGCCACACCACAAGCATCCCATTCCATGAACAACCAACATCAGCCCCCGAACAACAACctttccccaccaccaaacgaccaccgctcaccaccaaacactGGGTTCGGCCCGATGAACGGCGCCGCCAACGGCCAAGGGACAATGAGCTCGAGTTCGTCGCCTGGTATGGCGCCAACGGGGTGGCATGGGGATTTTGCAGCTGCGCCTCCGAAtggtggaggcggtgttccgggtggtggtggtgattacGGGGGGTATGATATGGGAGGATTTGATCCGATGAATTCAGTTACGATGGGAGGGACAGGGGGACTGACGAGCCCGCcgctggggggagggttttttCAGCAGCCTATGTTGCCGCAGGACTTGTTTAGCTTGCCGATGACGTtggattgggattgggccGAGATGAGCGGGGGGGCGTATCCTAGTGTGGAGAATGGgaattttgggggggaggtgtcTGGGAGGATGTAG